A portion of the Luteolibacter rhizosphaerae genome contains these proteins:
- a CDS encoding tetratricopeptide repeat protein, whose protein sequence is MKHVLLFAALLSTPLAAHPDPRHTLDEIEEHLLETPNDPELLIRKADLFLQTKKHDEAAEIIAKLLEAQPKNPEVRLLDIRLLLDQEQGEEAASKASVLTEAHPRHAEAWRVRARAEEARGQREEAIMALSKHMDLAAKPNPGDALMGAGWMEEKGDAAGAVKILDQCLSKVGCLSGLQQRAIGLEIGLERYDSALRRIDALEARFRPSVELSLKRAEILEKAKRFGEAANACDSALALLEAQPSAKKRGVVYQHHFQVLSTRKAENQKKAGVR, encoded by the coding sequence ATGAAACACGTTCTTCTTTTCGCCGCACTGCTGTCCACCCCGCTCGCCGCCCATCCGGATCCCCGGCACACGCTCGACGAGATCGAAGAGCACCTGCTGGAAACGCCGAATGACCCGGAGCTTCTGATCCGGAAGGCGGACCTGTTTCTGCAGACCAAGAAGCACGATGAAGCCGCCGAGATCATCGCCAAGCTCTTGGAAGCCCAGCCGAAGAATCCGGAAGTCCGCCTGCTCGATATCCGTCTGCTACTGGATCAGGAGCAGGGCGAGGAGGCGGCGTCCAAGGCGAGCGTGCTGACCGAGGCACATCCGCGCCATGCGGAAGCTTGGCGGGTGCGCGCCCGCGCGGAAGAAGCTCGTGGCCAGCGGGAGGAAGCGATCATGGCGTTGAGCAAGCACATGGATCTGGCCGCGAAGCCGAATCCCGGCGATGCTCTGATGGGTGCCGGCTGGATGGAGGAGAAAGGAGATGCCGCCGGCGCGGTGAAGATCCTGGACCAATGCCTGAGCAAAGTGGGCTGCTTGAGCGGCCTCCAACAAAGGGCGATCGGGCTGGAGATCGGGCTCGAACGATACGACTCCGCCCTGCGCCGCATCGATGCGCTGGAAGCCCGCTTCCGCCCTTCCGTCGAGCTCTCCCTCAAGCGTGCTGAGATCCTCGAGAAGGCGAAGCGCTTCGGCGAGGCGGCAAACGCCTGCGACTCCGCGCTGGCGTTGTTAGAGGCACAACCTTCCGCGAAGAAGCGCGGCGTGGTCTATCAGCACCACTTCCAGGTCCTGAGCACGCGCAAGGCGGAAAACCAGAAGAAGGCCGGCGTCCGCTGA
- a CDS encoding GspE/PulE family protein: MTDLLIDPARRSGCQDLEKLGEVLEGAVQRQRSPIDDVLDAGVVDEEAYMRELAAELDMEWLENIPQAEAPLPLREACGPRVALRYRLLPVAITGGEGEVPHLKLATFDPFNLVARQAVAQEIAMPVEWCMASRRRIHESLRKLYGVGADTFEQILEGRELDYENLEGHDEANVIDADEDEEASVVKFVNQIIRESLEQRATDIHVEPLANNLRIRYRIDGKLLEVTVPENIKALQSSVIARLKIMSRLDIAERRLPQDGRINLQFEGRTIDVRVATVPTVEGESVALRLLNQEKFNLDKLGMEHHVRSKIEGLLHLSNGIILITGPTGSGKSTSLYSFLSEINHPDRRIVTIEDPVENKLSGVMQIAVKSDIGLTFAAGLRSILRADPNVVMIGEIRDLETAEIAIRASLTGHLVFSTLHTNDALGGISRLIDMGVEPFLVSAAVRAFLAQRLVRRLCPHCKVPRELTMDDRRDLGIPMNLEGQPFVAKGCDRCRNTGFQGRLAIYEVVVLSQAMQDMVAHGASAPDIRAQSVKEGFVPMRGYGWIKVMQGMTTIEEVISVTSTDIATE; this comes from the coding sequence ATGACCGATTTGTTGATCGACCCCGCCCGCCGCAGCGGCTGCCAAGACTTGGAAAAACTCGGCGAAGTCCTGGAAGGCGCCGTCCAGCGGCAGCGCTCGCCCATCGACGACGTGCTGGATGCCGGAGTGGTGGATGAGGAGGCCTACATGCGGGAACTCGCCGCGGAGCTCGATATGGAGTGGCTGGAGAATATTCCGCAAGCCGAGGCCCCCCTGCCGCTTCGCGAGGCCTGCGGTCCCCGCGTGGCTCTGCGTTACCGCCTCCTGCCCGTGGCCATCACCGGCGGCGAGGGCGAAGTGCCGCACCTGAAGCTCGCCACCTTCGACCCTTTCAATCTCGTCGCTCGCCAGGCCGTCGCCCAGGAGATCGCGATGCCGGTGGAGTGGTGTATGGCTTCCCGCCGCCGCATCCACGAATCCCTGCGCAAGCTCTACGGGGTGGGTGCGGATACCTTCGAGCAGATCCTCGAGGGTCGTGAGCTGGACTACGAGAACCTCGAAGGGCACGACGAGGCGAACGTCATCGACGCCGACGAGGATGAAGAGGCCAGCGTGGTGAAGTTCGTGAACCAGATCATCCGTGAATCGCTCGAGCAGCGGGCCACGGATATCCACGTCGAGCCGCTCGCGAATAACCTGCGGATCCGCTACCGCATTGACGGCAAGCTCTTGGAAGTCACGGTGCCGGAGAACATCAAGGCGCTGCAAAGCTCCGTGATCGCCCGTCTCAAGATCATGTCGCGCCTCGACATCGCCGAGCGCCGCCTGCCGCAGGACGGACGTATCAACCTCCAGTTCGAAGGCCGCACCATCGACGTCCGCGTCGCCACCGTGCCGACGGTCGAGGGCGAAAGCGTCGCCCTGCGTCTCCTTAACCAGGAGAAGTTCAACTTGGACAAGCTGGGCATGGAGCACCACGTGCGCTCTAAGATCGAGGGCCTGCTCCACCTCTCGAACGGCATCATCCTGATCACCGGTCCCACCGGTTCGGGTAAGTCGACCAGCCTCTACTCCTTCCTCAGCGAGATCAACCACCCGGACCGCCGCATCGTCACGATCGAGGATCCGGTGGAAAACAAGCTCTCCGGGGTGATGCAGATCGCGGTGAAGTCCGACATCGGCCTCACCTTCGCCGCCGGTCTCCGCTCGATTCTCCGTGCCGACCCGAACGTGGTGATGATCGGGGAAATCCGTGACCTTGAGACCGCGGAGATTGCCATCCGCGCCTCGCTTACCGGTCACTTGGTGTTCTCCACGCTCCACACCAACGACGCGCTCGGTGGTATCAGCCGTCTGATCGACATGGGCGTGGAGCCTTTCCTGGTCTCCGCCGCTGTCCGTGCCTTCCTCGCCCAGCGCCTCGTCCGTCGCCTCTGCCCGCACTGCAAGGTGCCGCGCGAGTTGACCATGGACGACCGCCGCGACCTCGGCATTCCGATGAATCTGGAAGGCCAGCCCTTCGTGGCGAAAGGTTGCGACCGCTGCCGCAATACCGGTTTCCAAGGCCGCCTCGCGATCTACGAGGTGGTGGTCCTTAGCCAAGCCATGCAGGACATGGTCGCCCATGGTGCGTCCGCCCCGGATATCCGCGCGCAGTCCGTGAAGGAGGGCTTCGTTCCGATGCGCGGTTACGGCTGGATCAAAGTGATGCAGGGCATGACCACGATCGAGGAAGTCATCTCCGTGACCTCGACCGACATCGCGACCGAGTAA
- a CDS encoding RNA polymerase sigma factor: MEASDRQLLSRYIAGRDETAFRALVMRHLPLVHGVARRVTANEDLARDVAQTTFIRLAERAAMIPPNLPLPVWLHRICRHLAIDLVRSEERRKKREQLAPSAMNEPQEPGWSALAPLVDQLVNELPEAERQVLLLRYFCDQGHASIAGQLGVSEVVARKRASRALERLRGALAKRGIVTTAAALAAGLPAHAAPSPPAALAAGVFEATRGIAPLAPSPFHAALIAMNATQKASIAAASLIFLMSASYSVITSGRDARADTSSNGAIPSFAVEGAGASERSRREARLPSSTAGRLERLKEILEIESHARRYRELTSFIDRLRPNQFPEAAAFLGDRNKDQYTSVDEYHLFLAAWTKVDVHAALAHVMAGKNMFHLGRVLESWAEQDPGAALAWAKANPIGKESNRCLGDVLSGIAATDVKRAVDVIEKIPDQATRIRILLDLWGSFHEQADAMPRLLQEIEEPALRERLVERGVMMVAHSYPPAAVDLLLRHPAVGGPNKIAEVYQGWAQQMPDGAILGLNKLQPGAIRQQAVMQVCFTVSMTDPAKAFKVLEKYPETATDTGVAKLATTAVLVDPPGMMGRMMAIQDTRLREETLPNALHHWQEQDKEAAEEWIRRNPIPESVQQELREQPSENTNLDPSGI, encoded by the coding sequence ATGGAAGCGAGCGACCGCCAGCTGCTGAGCCGCTACATCGCCGGGCGCGATGAGACGGCCTTCCGTGCGCTGGTGATGAGGCATCTGCCGCTGGTCCACGGGGTGGCGCGGCGGGTCACGGCGAACGAGGATCTGGCGCGTGACGTGGCCCAGACGACTTTCATCCGGCTGGCGGAGCGTGCCGCCATGATTCCGCCGAATCTCCCACTGCCGGTGTGGCTGCACCGGATCTGCCGCCATCTCGCGATCGATCTGGTGAGATCGGAAGAGCGGAGGAAGAAGCGCGAACAGCTAGCACCCTCCGCCATGAACGAGCCGCAAGAGCCCGGGTGGTCCGCCTTGGCACCGCTGGTGGACCAATTGGTGAACGAACTGCCGGAGGCTGAGCGGCAGGTACTGCTGCTGCGGTATTTCTGCGATCAGGGGCATGCTTCCATCGCGGGCCAGCTCGGCGTGAGCGAGGTAGTCGCCCGGAAGCGGGCGTCGCGGGCCTTGGAGCGGCTGCGCGGCGCACTGGCCAAGCGCGGCATCGTCACCACGGCAGCAGCACTGGCGGCAGGCTTGCCTGCCCATGCCGCCCCCTCCCCGCCGGCGGCCTTGGCTGCGGGAGTCTTTGAAGCCACGCGGGGTATCGCACCGCTGGCCCCCTCCCCTTTTCACGCCGCCCTGATTGCCATGAATGCCACGCAGAAAGCCTCCATCGCCGCTGCCTCGCTGATCTTCCTGATGTCCGCAAGCTACTCCGTGATCACGAGTGGCAGGGATGCGAGGGCGGACACTTCATCCAACGGTGCTATCCCGTCCTTTGCAGTGGAGGGCGCGGGGGCATCCGAGCGCAGCCGCCGGGAAGCGCGTTTGCCGAGCAGCACGGCGGGACGCTTGGAACGGCTGAAGGAGATCCTGGAGATCGAGAGTCATGCGAGGCGCTACCGCGAGCTGACTTCGTTCATCGACAGATTGCGGCCCAATCAATTCCCCGAGGCGGCGGCGTTCCTCGGAGATCGTAACAAGGACCAATACACCTCCGTCGACGAGTACCACCTCTTCTTGGCCGCGTGGACCAAGGTGGATGTGCACGCCGCCCTGGCGCATGTGATGGCCGGGAAGAACATGTTCCATCTGGGGCGGGTTCTGGAGAGCTGGGCAGAGCAGGATCCCGGTGCGGCGCTTGCCTGGGCAAAGGCCAACCCGATCGGGAAGGAATCCAACAGATGTCTAGGTGATGTGCTCAGCGGCATCGCGGCCACGGATGTGAAAAGGGCTGTCGACGTCATCGAGAAGATTCCGGATCAAGCAACGAGGATCAGGATCTTGCTCGATCTGTGGGGGAGCTTTCACGAGCAGGCCGATGCGATGCCGAGATTGCTCCAGGAAATCGAGGAGCCGGCGCTACGCGAACGCTTGGTCGAGCGGGGCGTCATGATGGTGGCACATAGCTATCCTCCCGCGGCCGTGGACCTTCTGCTCCGGCACCCCGCGGTCGGAGGGCCCAACAAGATCGCCGAGGTCTATCAGGGTTGGGCGCAGCAGATGCCCGATGGCGCGATCTTGGGGCTAAACAAGCTTCAACCGGGGGCGATCCGGCAGCAGGCGGTGATGCAGGTCTGCTTCACCGTCTCGATGACCGACCCAGCGAAGGCATTCAAGGTTCTGGAGAAGTATCCGGAGACGGCAACCGATACCGGTGTGGCGAAGCTCGCCACCACCGCTGTCCTCGTAGACCCGCCCGGCATGATGGGTCGGATGATGGCTATTCAAGACACACGTCTCCGGGAGGAGACGCTGCCGAATGCCCTGCATCACTGGCAAGAGCAGGATAAGGAGGCAGCGGAAGAATGGATCCGCCGGAATCCCATCCCGGAATCCGTGCAACAAGAGCTACGCGAGCAGCCGTCCGAAAACACCAACCTCGATCCCTCCGGCATATGA
- a CDS encoding type II secretion system F family protein — translation MPVFSYKALSSSGGVQTGEVDAADRPEALRVLDRRGLQPVSLKESAASSAGPAKKKAKSDGAAAPAKPSSKAAAKDKLKEGDDKTPDGPLKLKRAEVIMFTEELSDMLGAGLQLEPALQSMEGRQELGGLKAVASGIRQLVRDGMNFSTALKRVSPSFGPLYCSLAAAGEASGALDTILKRQAHYLKTLAELQGRLILALIYPAFLVLAGIGVAVVFVTILIPQLTTLIESTPGGKLPLPIQLMMKATELIKAYWYVIAILLIAAGLFFKAWKDNPDNRMTWDRFKLNAPMIGPVVASRFYVQFLETMANLAGNGLPLLRALELSRDATQNLALRANLNTVIDQVGDGRAFSKALIRTGAFPPLLIDMVSVGEQTGKLDLSLRRAAERYDKELDKSLSRIMALIMPTILIIMASLIGTMAYLMITAIFQTIKNLQH, via the coding sequence GTGCCAGTCTTCTCTTACAAAGCCCTGAGTTCCTCCGGCGGTGTGCAAACCGGCGAGGTGGATGCTGCTGACCGGCCCGAGGCGTTGCGCGTGCTCGACCGCCGCGGCCTGCAACCGGTGAGCTTGAAGGAGTCCGCGGCTTCCTCCGCCGGTCCGGCCAAGAAGAAGGCGAAGAGCGATGGTGCTGCTGCTCCGGCGAAGCCGTCGTCGAAGGCAGCCGCGAAGGACAAGCTCAAGGAGGGCGATGACAAAACTCCCGATGGTCCGCTCAAGCTGAAGCGCGCGGAGGTAATCATGTTCACCGAGGAACTCTCGGACATGCTCGGTGCCGGCCTGCAGCTAGAGCCCGCGCTCCAGTCGATGGAAGGCCGCCAGGAACTTGGCGGCCTGAAAGCTGTCGCGAGCGGTATCCGCCAGCTCGTGCGCGATGGCATGAACTTCTCCACCGCGCTCAAGCGGGTGAGCCCCAGCTTCGGCCCGCTCTACTGCTCCCTCGCCGCGGCGGGCGAGGCTTCCGGCGCGCTCGATACCATCCTCAAGCGTCAGGCCCATTACCTGAAAACTTTGGCGGAACTCCAAGGCCGCCTGATCCTCGCCTTGATCTATCCGGCCTTCCTCGTGCTGGCGGGTATCGGCGTGGCGGTGGTCTTCGTTACCATTCTCATTCCCCAGCTCACCACCCTCATCGAGAGCACTCCCGGCGGCAAATTGCCGCTGCCGATCCAGCTCATGATGAAGGCCACCGAGCTGATCAAAGCCTACTGGTATGTCATCGCGATCCTGCTGATCGCGGCAGGTCTGTTCTTCAAGGCATGGAAGGACAATCCCGACAACCGCATGACTTGGGACCGCTTCAAGCTGAATGCCCCGATGATCGGCCCCGTGGTCGCCAGCCGCTTCTACGTGCAGTTCCTCGAAACGATGGCGAACCTCGCCGGCAACGGCTTGCCGCTTCTGCGCGCCCTCGAGCTTTCCCGCGATGCCACCCAGAACCTCGCCCTGCGCGCGAACCTGAATACGGTAATCGACCAAGTCGGCGATGGCCGTGCCTTCTCGAAGGCTCTCATCCGCACCGGTGCCTTCCCTCCGCTCTTGATCGACATGGTCTCGGTGGGTGAGCAGACCGGTAAGCTGGATCTCTCCCTCCGCCGGGCCGCGGAGCGTTATGACAAGGAACTCGATAAGAGCCTCTCCCGCATCATGGCGCTGATCATGCCGACCATCCTCATCATCATGGCCAGCCTCATCGGCACCATGGCCTACCTGATGATCACGGCGATCTTCCAGACCATCAAGAACCTCCAGCACTGA
- a CDS encoding methyltransferase has translation MEATDLRRIPSSDPLRAYRYRDGLYAADLVTAALVHLDFFTWLAANPSDLAAICRHFGFAGRPADVMMTLFCANGFVTREGDVFHLSDSGRDFLLASSPWSLAPYYRSLKDRPVTKDYLKVLSTGKPANWGGYDESADWHRAMEDEAFARQFTAAMDCRGVLMGPAMAQALDLSRFSRLLDIGGGSGIYACSLVANHPKLSATVFDQFSVEKIARTRIAELGYADRVDVRAGDMLKEELPGGYDLHLYSNVLHDWDLPEVRQLLAASFRALAPGGMLLIHDAFIDADKCGPLPVAEYSALLMHSTQGKCYSTAEYEVLATEAGFRGFSFRTTAADRGVMTAGKP, from the coding sequence ATGGAAGCCACCGATCTGCGCCGAATCCCGAGCTCCGACCCGCTCCGCGCCTACCGCTACCGGGACGGCCTGTATGCGGCGGACTTGGTGACCGCCGCCTTGGTGCACCTCGATTTCTTCACCTGGCTCGCTGCGAACCCGTCCGATCTGGCGGCCATCTGTCGCCACTTCGGTTTCGCCGGGCGTCCCGCCGATGTGATGATGACCCTCTTCTGCGCGAATGGCTTCGTGACCAGGGAAGGGGATGTCTTCCATCTCTCGGACTCCGGCCGGGACTTCCTGCTCGCCAGCTCACCGTGGTCCCTCGCTCCCTACTATCGCTCGCTCAAGGACCGCCCGGTCACGAAGGACTACCTGAAGGTGCTCAGCACCGGAAAGCCGGCGAACTGGGGTGGCTATGACGAGTCCGCCGATTGGCACCGCGCGATGGAGGATGAGGCCTTCGCCCGGCAATTCACCGCGGCCATGGACTGTCGAGGCGTGCTGATGGGTCCCGCCATGGCGCAGGCGCTGGATCTCTCGCGCTTCTCCCGCCTGCTGGATATCGGAGGTGGCTCCGGCATCTACGCCTGCTCCCTGGTGGCGAATCATCCTAAACTCAGCGCCACGGTCTTCGATCAATTCTCGGTGGAGAAGATCGCCCGCACCCGCATTGCCGAGCTCGGCTACGCGGACCGGGTGGATGTCAGGGCAGGGGACATGCTGAAGGAGGAGCTCCCCGGCGGCTACGATCTCCACCTCTACTCGAACGTCCTGCACGACTGGGATCTTCCGGAGGTCCGCCAGCTTCTGGCTGCCTCGTTCCGGGCCCTCGCGCCCGGTGGCATGCTCCTGATCCACGACGCCTTTATCGATGCGGACAAGTGCGGTCCACTCCCGGTCGCGGAATATTCCGCCCTCCTCATGCACTCCACCCAAGGCAAATGCTATTCCACCGCGGAGTACGAGGTGCTCGCCACGGAGGCGGGATTCCGCGGATTCAGCTTCCGGACGACCGCAGCGGACCGGGGCGTGATGACAGCGGGGAAACCTTAG